ATTCAAGCCTGCTATGGAGTCGTTGAGAAATCGCTCGCTGGCAAGTTGATTCATGGATTGTTGGGCTATCGGATTTATTGAGGAATTGGAGAGGATCATGGGGGTGTCCCGAAGTAGGAAGCCGGGTAGCAATCATAAGTTACTATCCTGGATGCAATTCCCGCGCCGAGGTTGCGTTCCTATTGTCACTTCTTAGACGTCTGCTTCCGTACGCTGTGCTACCTTCGCCATGGTAATTATGCTTTCGCCTTGGCCGTTTTCCGTTCAGGGTCTTCAACTGCTTGTGAATGTTCAAGGAATTATTCCCATGGAACCCGCTGAGAAGATGGAAATTAGGGGTTGGGGACCAGCCTGACGGAATTGAAAACTCTCGAAGGAATGCTTGTCAAATGGATTTCCAAGTAAATGTATGTAAATGTGTAGATTCGACATCGGGCTGTGCAAATTCTGCACATCGCATAGGTCAATTTCGCGTCAGATAGCATCCAACTCTGCCAACACGTGCAGGTGGTCAATCTTTATCCAACCGCAATCAGAACTTAGCTCTCTTTGTGCGTTCCCTTACTTGTGTCTTATGGGATGGCTTCTGCTCTTTGCCGAGGTCTAGAAGTTTCGCAGCGGTACTTGTGGATCTGTTAGAGAAATCCAAATCAAACTTTGGCACAACTCGTGCATTTAGGTTGGGCTATCGCGCTTGCCGTGATAGCAACACCAACACCACAGGCCCGCTCCATGAACTTGATCTCAGATTGGAACCAAGCAATTGCGCTCAAAGCGATCCAAGATTTGGATGCGCGATCGTTGATCTTTTTAACGTTAATTATGGTAGTGGCCTGTTTGCCAATACACGCAGCTTGGGCGGAACCGACCGCATCAAAGAAAGAATCAGACACGGTTTCGTCCCATTCAGATGCCATCTTCGACGCTATGGTTCTCAAAGCCAAGGCGAACTCTTCAAAGCCTTACGAATCTTCGCGTGAGCTTCCAGAAGATCTTAATAGCCTGAATTACGATACCTACCGTCTAATCGCTTTCGAGCACGAAAAGTCGATCTGGAAGCAAGATGCTTCGCCGTTCTGGTTGGAACTGTTTCACCGCGGCTATATCTTCCGTGACGAAGTTCAAGTTTCGCTATTACCAGAGAATGCCAAAACGGCTGAGCAGACGCAGTGGATGGAGTTTGATAAGGCTCTGTTTCAATATCGGGGTGAATTGGCTGGACTCGATCCACCCAAGGATCTCGGATACTCCGGGGTCAAGGTAATTGGCAAGTTTCCTTCTTCAGAGCATCCTCTCGAAATTGCTTCGTTCCTCGGAGCGAGCTATTTCCGAGCCATATCGCCGGGGCAGTTTTACGGAACGAGTGCCCGGGGGTTAGCCATTGATATTGGTCTTGCTAAGACGGAAGAGTTTCCAGTCTTTCGTGAATTTTGGATCGAGCAACCTCGGCAAGATGCCAAACAGTTAAAGCTGTGGGCCTTATTGGATAGCCCCAGTGTGAGCGGCGCCTACGCTTTGGTCATTCATCCTGACGAGACTATGACAATCGACGTGAAAGCGACCTTATTCTTTCGCAGCGTTCCCGAGAAAATCGGGCTTGCTCCTTTAACCAGCATGTTTATGTGGGGTATGGGAAAGCAAGGGCCGGATAACGATCCTCGCCCGCGTGTTCACGACGCCGACAGTCTTCTCATTCAAAAGGGTGACAACCGCTGGATCCGCCGTTCGCTCAACCGCTTGGACTTTCCATCCCTTAGTAACTACGACGCGCAAGAGCTACATGGCTTCGGTCTCATGCAGGCTGAACGATCTACTGCTCGTTATAACGATGACGAGGCCAAGTATCATCTGCGCCCTAGTGTTTGGAT
This region of Bremerella alba genomic DNA includes:
- a CDS encoding glucan biosynthesis protein, with product MNLISDWNQAIALKAIQDLDARSLIFLTLIMVVACLPIHAAWAEPTASKKESDTVSSHSDAIFDAMVLKAKANSSKPYESSRELPEDLNSLNYDTYRLIAFEHEKSIWKQDASPFWLELFHRGYIFRDEVQVSLLPENAKTAEQTQWMEFDKALFQYRGELAGLDPPKDLGYSGVKVIGKFPSSEHPLEIASFLGASYFRAISPGQFYGTSARGLAIDIGLAKTEEFPVFREFWIEQPRQDAKQLKLWALLDSPSVSGAYALVIHPDETMTIDVKATLFFRSVPEKIGLAPLTSMFMWGMGKQGPDNDPRPRVHDADSLLIQKGDNRWIRRSLNRLDFPSLSNYDAQELHGFGLMQAERSTARYNDDEAKYHLRPSVWITPKTPWKDGAVQLLELPSEHEGIDNIGAYWMPKQPIEIGKPVDLEYQIAFLDQVPKQHSLAKVTDFRVDRSDKSSLSLTVVYQGDNISKFSTERQLQAFIDVQRGKAVNVVVRRTALNTVEVSCNLIPDSPYAMEMEVYLTDEAELFSESWRYLCPI